The Pseudomonas viciae genomic interval ATGTCTCCGCCAGCGCCCATTTTGGTGGCAGCGCCACTCGCATCGCCCAGGACATTCGTCGACGGGTTTCCAATCAGTTGCACATCACTGTCTCCGCTGGCGTCGCGCCGAACAAGTTCCTGGCCAAGATCGCCAGCGATTGGAAAAAGCCCAATGGCCTGTTCGTCATCACCCCGGATCAGGTCGAGGACTTCGTCTCGGCCCTGCCGGTCAGCAAGCTCCACGGCGTGGGCAAGGTCACCGCCGACAAGCTGAACAGGCTCGGTATTGTTGACTGCCAGCAGCTGCGCCAATGGGACAAGCTGGCGCTGGTGCGCGAATTCGGCAGTTTTGGCGAACGGCTCTGGAGCCTGGCCCGCGGTATTGATGAGCGTCTGGTACACAACGACAGTCGACGGCAGTCCATCAGTGTTGAAAACACCTACGACGTCGACCTGCCCGATCTGGTGAGCTGCCTCGAAAAACTTCCGGAACTGATGCAAACCCTCAGCGGGCGCATGGCGCGGATCGACGACAGCTATCGCCCGGGCAAGCCGTTCGTCAAAGTGAAATTCCATGACTTCACCCAGACCACGCTGGAGCAGGCCGGGGCAGGGCGGGACCTGGGCAGCTACCAGCTGTTATTGACCCAGGCGTTCAACCGTGGCGGCAAGCCGGTGCGGTTGTTGGGGATTGGGGTACGGCTGGAAGATTTGCGCGGTGGGTTTGAGCAGTTGGAGTTGTTTGAGCGGTGAGGCTGCCGATGAATGCCCTGCTTGGCGCGGTCCTTGTGGTAAGGGAATTTTGTGGGAGCAAAGCTTGCTCGCGATCGCATCCCTGAGACCGCCATCGCGGGCAAGCCTTGCTCCCACAGATCTCCCACACAATCCCTTGCTACAGGGGCATTTCAGTTCGCGCCCGGGTCCGCCACCAACCGCCCGCCATCCTTGGTCAGTGCTTTCATGAACTCGCTCTGCAACTCCGGATCATTGCGGGTCAGTTCGATCAGGCTCTGTTCCAGTTCGCTGGCCTCTTCTTCAAGTCCCAGCTCCGACAGGCGCTTGACCCGGTGAACCCATTGGCTCACTTCGTCGTCTTCCAGGTCGTCGTAGATCAATGCGTGGGCTTCCACCAGTTTGCTGCGCAAAGTGCTGCTGATGCTCAGGGATGAGTCGGTGTGCACTTCGTCCTGGGCGTCCGTCACGCTGATCTGCAATTTGCCAAATTGGCTGAGGTCCTGCTCGGCGAACGGGCTTTCCAGCAGGTTCAAGCGCAGCACACCGTTGCGATCGGTGCTCAATTCGAAGGTCTGCCGGGCGGCCTTGACCTGCACCGGGCGTTCGCTCCAGGGCAGGCTCGAGTGTTCGGTGCGCTTGTCGCGCTGGACTTCGTCGATGCCTGCCAGGTTCTGCTGGGCCCGGCCATGGGATGGTACGTTCATGAACGGGTTGAGCCCGGCGAAACCGTAGCTGATCCAGTCACGGGTGACGGAGTCCGGCAGGTTGCCCAGGGCAAACACATTGACCACGTTCGCGCCGACGCCGGCCACCACGGCCACCGCTCCCAGGGGGATTTCGTAGACTTCCCGCCAAGGCTGATACGGCGTGTAGCGATCGTAACGGCGCGTGACCTCGAATTCGGTGACTTCGAAGGTCTTCTGCTCATTGATTCGTACACGGCGCTGCGGCAGGTCGAGCGCCTTGGGCTCGCCCACATCAATCTGCAGGCTATGGTCGAGCAGTTTGCGCTCGACCCGCTCTTCGTGCTCGCTGCGTTGCGACAGTTGGTTGGCGCAGCCGCTGACCAGCAGGGCGCCGCACAGGGCGGCGCCACAGAGGCCTAAGGTGTTTCGCTTGAACATGACGTCTCTATCTGGTGTCAGCGGCGGATACGGGCCTGGAGGAAAGACAGCACGTCGGCGACCGGCAGCGCTTGCGGCTCGGCCTCGGTGCGGCTCTTGTATTCCAGGTTGCCTTCGGCCAGGCCGCGGTCACTGACGACGATCCGATGCGGGATGCCGATCAGTTCCATGTCTGCGAACTTGATGCCGGGGCTGGTTTTCTTGTCGCGATCGTCCAGCAGGACTTCGAAACCGGCAGCTGTCAGCTCGGCGTAGAGTTTGTCGGTGGCTTCGCGAACCAGATCGGTCTCATAGCGCAGCGGCACCAGGGCAACCTGGAATGGCGCCAGTGTGTCGCTCCAAATGATGCCTTTCTCGTCGTTGTTCTGCTCGATGGCGGCCGCCACCACGCGGGATACACCAATACCGTAGCAACCCATTTCCAGGGTGACCGGCTTGCCGTTCTCGCCCAGCACTTCGCACTTCATCGCCTTGCTGTACTTGTTACCCAGCTGGAAGATGTGCCCGACTTCGATGCCGCGCTTGATTTCCAGGGTGCCCTTGCCGTCCGGGCTCGGATCGCCGGCCACGACGTTGCGCAGGTCGGCCACGGTTGGCACCGGCAGGTCGCGTTCCCAGTTCACGCCGAAATAGTGCTTGTCATCGATGTTGGCACCGATGGCGAAGTCGCTCATCAACGCCACCGAGCGGTCGATGATGATCGGCAGCGGCAGGTTTAACGGGCCGAGGGAGCCGGCTCCGGCGCCAATGGCGTCGCGCAGTTCGGCGTCGCTGGCCATGACCAGCGGGCTGGCGACGCCAGGTTGGTTGGCGGCCTTGATTTCGTTCAGCTCATGATCGCCACGGATGATCAGGGCTATCAGCTTGCCGGCTTCTTCCGCGCGCACGATCAGGGTCTTGATGGTCCGTTCGATCGGCAGGTTGTGGCCTTCCACCAGCTGGGCGATGGTCTTGGCGTTCGGCGTATCCACCAGGCGCAGTTCTTCGCTCGGTGCCGCGCGGGAAGTTTCCCGTGGCACGGCTTCGGCTTTCTCGATGTTCGCGGCGTAGTCGGAGCCGTTGCTGAAGACGATGTCGTCTTCGCCGGACTCGGCCAGCACGTGGAATTCGTGGGAGCCGGCGCCGCCGATGGAGCCGTTGTCGGCTTCAACCGGACGGAACTTCAGGCCCAGGCGGGTGAAAATGTTGCAGTACGCCTGGTGCATGCGGTCGTAGGTGATCTGTAGCGACGCCTGGTCGGCGTGGAAGGAGTAGGAGTCCTTCATGATGAATTCGCGACCGCGCATCAAGCCGAAGCGTGGACGGATCTCGTCACGGAATTTGGTCTGGATCTGGTACAGGTTGATCGGCAGTTGCTTATAGCTGCTCAACTCGTTGCGCATCAGGTCGGTGATCACTTCTTCGTGAGTCGGCCCGGCACAGAAGTCGCGACCGTGGCGGTCTTTGATGCGCAGCAGCTCGGGGCCGTATTCTTCCCAGCGTCCCGATTCCTGCCACAGTTCGGCCGGCTGGGTGCTCGGCATCAACACTTCCAGAGAGCCTGCGGCGTCCATCTCCTGGCGAACGATGGCTTCGACCTTGCGCATGACTCGCAGGCCCATCGGCAGCCAGGTGTACAGGCCCGACGCGAGTTTGCGGATCATGCCGGCACGCAGCATCAGCTGATGGCTGATCACGACGGCGTCGGAAGGCGTTTCTTTCTGTGTGGCGAGCAAAAATTGACTGGTGCGCATGGTTGGCCGTTGTCGGTTGCTGATGACGAGAAGTGACGGAGCATTGTACGGGCGAGATGCCCTGGCGTACAGGCGCGTGGCCGGTCGCCGGGAACAGACGCCGGTTTCATCGGCGTCTTCTGAAGTTTCCTACGACTCTTCCGCAGGCCGGGTTGGCGTCGGCTCCGTGGCCGCTTCCAAGCCTTGGCGGCGGTTTTCCTGGAACCAGTGCAAGGCAATCAGGAGCAGGGTCGGAACGCCTAGCAGGGCGGTGATCAGGAAGAAGTTGTGATAGCCGAATTTCTCCACCATCACCCCGGAATAGCCGCCGATCAGGCGCGGCAGCAACAGCATGATCGAGCTGAGCAGGGCGTATTGGGTGGCGGAGAACTTCAGGTTGGTCAGGCTCGACAGATAAGCGACGAATGCCGAGGTGGCCAGGCCCGAGCTGAAGTTGTCCAGGGAGATGGTGACAATCAGCATCTGCAGGTTGGCGCCCATGTCGGTGAGCATCAGGAAGAGGATGTTGGTGCCGGCCGAGGCCACGCCGCCGATGAACAGGATCGGCAGGATGCCGAAGCGTACGATCAGCAGGCCGCCCATGCCGGCGCCGACGAGGGTCATGATCAGCCCGAAAATCTTGCTGACGCTGGCGATCTGGTCCTTGGTGAAGCCTTGGTCGATGTAGAACACGTTGGCCATGACGCCCATGACGGTATCGGACATCCGGTAGGTCGCGATCAGCCCGAGTAGCAACAGCGCTTGCCAGCGGTAGCGCAGGATGAAGTCGTTGACCGGCGTCAGCACCGGGGCCAGCCCGCGGCGGCCCATGGCCGACAGGCACAGGGCTGTGAGGATGATATAGAGGATGGCCCGCAGGAACGCGCGGTCTTCGAGCAGCAGGTCAAGCAGGCTGGCGCCCTCGAACAGCACGCTGGCGAAGTCCGTGTTGTAGAGCTGGGTGAACATCGCCGGAACGGACACCAGCAGTACGATCAACACGAAGACCGACGCCAGTTGGTGGACGAACGTGTAGCGTCCAGCCTGTAATTGAGTGCGTAGCGGCACCGGCGGTTCGCGCATGAACAGCGAGGTGAGCAGTGCCGGGACCATCAGCACGCCGAACAGCAGGTAAGTGCCTGCCCAGGCCGAGTGTTTATAGTTGAAGCCGGTGGAGCCGAAACCTTCGGCGAAGAACAGGGCGCCGGCGGTGGCCAGCAATGCGGCGATGCGGTAGCCGGACATGTAGCTGGCGGCGAGCGCAGCCTGGCGGGTGTCGTCGGCGATCTCCAGACGATAGGCGTCGACGGCGATATCTTGGGTAGCGGAGGCGAACGCCACAATCACGGCGATGGCTATCAACCATGACAGGTGTTTTTGCGGATCGCAGAACCCCATGCCGATCAGGCCCAGGATCACCAGGGCCTGGGAGAGCACCAGCCAGGAACGGCGGCGGCCGAGTTTACCCAGCAGCGGCAGGCGCCATTGGTCGAGCAGTGGCGACCAGACCCATTT includes:
- a CDS encoding AmpG family muropeptide MFS transporter, which produces MPRKTWRAALAAYASPSTLVLLLLGFAAGLPYMLVFSTLSVWLREAGVARETIGYASLIGLAYAFKWVWSPLLDQWRLPLLGKLGRRRSWLVLSQALVILGLIGMGFCDPQKHLSWLIAIAVIVAFASATQDIAVDAYRLEIADDTRQAALAASYMSGYRIAALLATAGALFFAEGFGSTGFNYKHSAWAGTYLLFGVLMVPALLTSLFMREPPVPLRTQLQAGRYTFVHQLASVFVLIVLLVSVPAMFTQLYNTDFASVLFEGASLLDLLLEDRAFLRAILYIILTALCLSAMGRRGLAPVLTPVNDFILRYRWQALLLLGLIATYRMSDTVMGVMANVFYIDQGFTKDQIASVSKIFGLIMTLVGAGMGGLLIVRFGILPILFIGGVASAGTNILFLMLTDMGANLQMLIVTISLDNFSSGLATSAFVAYLSSLTNLKFSATQYALLSSIMLLLPRLIGGYSGVMVEKFGYHNFFLITALLGVPTLLLIALHWFQENRRQGLEAATEPTPTRPAEES
- the dinB gene encoding DNA polymerase IV — protein: MTQRKIIHVDCDCFYAAIEMRDDPRLAGKPLAVGGSADRRGVIATCNYEARAYGVRSAMSSGHALKLCPDLTIVKPRMDAYREASKEIHTIFSDYTDLIEPLSLDEAYLDVSASAHFGGSATRIAQDIRRRVSNQLHITVSAGVAPNKFLAKIASDWKKPNGLFVITPDQVEDFVSALPVSKLHGVGKVTADKLNRLGIVDCQQLRQWDKLALVREFGSFGERLWSLARGIDERLVHNDSRRQSISVENTYDVDLPDLVSCLEKLPELMQTLSGRMARIDDSYRPGKPFVKVKFHDFTQTTLEQAGAGRDLGSYQLLLTQAFNRGGKPVRLLGIGVRLEDLRGGFEQLELFER
- a CDS encoding proline--tRNA ligase produces the protein MRTSQFLLATQKETPSDAVVISHQLMLRAGMIRKLASGLYTWLPMGLRVMRKVEAIVRQEMDAAGSLEVLMPSTQPAELWQESGRWEEYGPELLRIKDRHGRDFCAGPTHEEVITDLMRNELSSYKQLPINLYQIQTKFRDEIRPRFGLMRGREFIMKDSYSFHADQASLQITYDRMHQAYCNIFTRLGLKFRPVEADNGSIGGAGSHEFHVLAESGEDDIVFSNGSDYAANIEKAEAVPRETSRAAPSEELRLVDTPNAKTIAQLVEGHNLPIERTIKTLIVRAEEAGKLIALIIRGDHELNEIKAANQPGVASPLVMASDAELRDAIGAGAGSLGPLNLPLPIIIDRSVALMSDFAIGANIDDKHYFGVNWERDLPVPTVADLRNVVAGDPSPDGKGTLEIKRGIEVGHIFQLGNKYSKAMKCEVLGENGKPVTLEMGCYGIGVSRVVAAAIEQNNDEKGIIWSDTLAPFQVALVPLRYETDLVREATDKLYAELTAAGFEVLLDDRDKKTSPGIKFADMELIGIPHRIVVSDRGLAEGNLEYKSRTEAEPQALPVADVLSFLQARIRR